Proteins from a genomic interval of Quercus lobata isolate SW786 chromosome 11, ValleyOak3.0 Primary Assembly, whole genome shotgun sequence:
- the LOC115967132 gene encoding putative F-box protein At2g16290, translating to MCVGPENNDFALVTPHRDGGGLAFFNSRIQQWITIGSHPATSSCIAVTHFEGKFYAVDTKGRTISLDQFLDSKVVTNLGSDAYMKYLVEAGGELLVVEAYIPFPNAEGFIGSESYRGLCIDYFEVSKLNKEGGKWVKVNSLGDWVLFLGIYSSFSVLASELPGCKRNCIVVTQPRWKEFNLDGHDTNVVELESGRSGPLENYPDFSKLLFFPGGMGTSSS from the coding sequence ATGTGTGTGGGCCCAGAAAACAATGATTTTGCGTTGGTGACCCCACATCGAGATGGTGGAGGATTGGCTTTCTTCAACTCGAGAATCCAGCAATGGATCACTATTGGGTCCCACCCTGCCACGTCATCATGCATAGCAGTGACTCACTTTGAGGGAAAGTTCTATGCTGTGGATACCAAAGGAAGAACAATTAGTCTTGATCAATTTTTAGATTCAAAAGTGGTCACTAATTTGGGGTCTGATGCGTACATGAAGTACTTAGTTGAAGCAGGTGGTGAATTGTTGGTGGTTGAAGCATATATTCCTTTCCCTAATGCTGAGGGATTCATTGGCAGTGAGAGCTATAGGGGTTTGTGTATTGATTATTTTGAGGTCTCTAAGTTGAACAAAGAAGGGGGTAAATGGGTTAAGGTCAACAGCTTGGGGGATTGGGTGTTGTTTTTGGGAATTTATTCTTCGTTTTCTGTGTTAGCTTCTGAGCTTCCAGGCTGCAAGAGGAATTGCATAGTTGTGACTCAGCCAAGGTGGAAAGAATTTAATCTGGATGGTCATGATACGAATGTAGTTGAATTGGAAAGTGGTAGATCTGGACCCTTGGAGAATTACCCAGATTTTTCCAAGTTGTTGTTTTTTCCTGGTGGTATGGGTACTTCTTCCTCTTGA
- the LOC115967133 gene encoding uncharacterized protein LOC115967133, translated as MAEWSKLPNDILLLIAKRLETHMDLLRFRSVCTSWQSSVSPRKPHWLKIPTYDTQVADHFYLLERTIYLIESRENPDQTTPPECWYSYCYDVARFSERLFAVDECRKTIAIHPTSGASIDTFCGESFFKDCLHEVFLIELNDNELMFIHKHMQIYDNVPEDPTSPENYLYCIMPNGKRLRFPIFTWENGWVSVKSLGEIVLFLDSNSHCSFYANVSNLSGCKGNCIVFCVPSRESMFLPGGNHQTGLNEQNHRKAASPILELQKGSYVLTKFDILLGLIIYGGRILAAVSNSVGCLVTSAKFDVIYG; from the exons ATGGCTGAATGGTCCAAACTCCCAAATGATATCCTGCTCTTAATTGCCAAACGCCTGGAGACTCACATGGATCTCCTCCGCTTCAGATCAGTTTGCACTTCATGGCAATCATCTGTATCTCCACGAAAACCTCATTGGTTAAAAATCCCGACATATGACACCCAAGTTGCTGATCATTTCTACCTTTTAGAACGCACAATATACCTTATTGAATCGCGAGAAAATCCAGACCAAACGACTCCTCCAGAATGCTG GTATTCTTATTGTTACGATGTGGCTCGATTTAGTGAGAGGCTTTTTGCGGTTGATGAGTGCAGAAAAACTATCGCCATTCATCCAACTTCAGGAGCAAGTATTGATACATTTTGTGGGGAGTCTTTCTTTAAAGACTGCTTGCATGAGGTGTTCTTAATCGAGTTGAATGACAATGAGTTGATGTTTATTCACAAACACATGCAAATTTATGACAATGTGCCTGAGGATCCAACATCACCAGAAAACTACTTGTATTGCATCATGCCCAATGGGAAGAGGCTTCGTTTTCCAATTTTTACATGGGAAAACGGATGGGTGAGTGTGAAGAGCTTGGGGGAAATAGTGCTATTTTTGGATAGTAATTCTCACTGTTCATTTTATGCCAACGTTTCTAATCTTTCCGGGTGCAAGGGGAATTGCATAGTTTTTTGCGTGCCAAGCCGGGAATCAATGTTTCTGCCGGGTGGTAACCACCAAACGGGTCTCAAT GAACAAAATCACCGAAAAGCTGCGTCACCTATTTTAGAACTTCAGAAGGGATCATATGTGCTTACAAAGTTCGACATCTTGTTAGGATTGATCATCTATGGTGGCAGAATACTGGCTGCTGTATCTAATTCAGTTGGATG TCTGGTTACTAGTGCCAAGTTTGATGTAATCTATGGTTAG
- the LOC115968727 gene encoding rop guanine nucleotide exchange factor 1-like produces the protein MKARRSSWGGKVKGLIADCEKNNFLAQRAETLLQSLRLRFPGLPQTALDMNKIQYNKDVGQSILESYSRVMESLAFNIMARIDDVLYVDDANKRCAAAESLSLFSRGGLGGLPIQKRMSPSPFSIHHTPFASPFGTPTFCSSTPIMGSPGRAPSSLRRTSFKEATDPKSEKLVVPADYDKVWSYAGNLSSRRVSGDAPERD, from the exons atgaaggctAGGCGTTCGTCTTGGGGTGGCAAAGTCAAGGGCCTTATAGCTGATTGcgaaaagaataattttttggCCCAAAGAGCAGAGACCCTCTTACAGAGTTTAAGGCTTCGCTTCCCTGGCCTCCCGCAAACTGCATTGGATATGAATAAGATCCAATACAATAAG GATGTTGGGCAGTCAATTCTTGAAAGCTACTCAAGAGTAATGGAAAGCTTGGCCTTTAACATAATGGCCAGGATAGATGATGTCCTTTATGTGGATGATGCGAATAAGCGTTGTGCTGCTGCAGAATCATTGTCCCTTTTCAGCAGGGGAGGACTAGGTGGTCTTCCTATTCAGAAACGAATGTCTCCTAGCCCCTTCTCAATCCACCACACTCCATTTGCCTCTCCATTTGGAACTCCAACCTTTTGTTCTTCTACTCCCATAATGGGAAGCCCGGGGAGGGCACCTTCCTCTCTAAGGAGGACCAGTTTTAAGGAAGCAACGGACCCGAAGTCAGAAAAATTAGTAGTCCCTGCAGATTATGATAAGGTGTGGTCATATGCTGGGAATCTCAGTTCAAGAAGGGTTTCAGGAGATGCTCCAGAGCGAGATTGA